The following proteins are encoded in a genomic region of Sorangiineae bacterium MSr12523:
- a CDS encoding chitobiase/beta-hexosaminidase C-terminal domain-containing protein: MSWRTIILGLLAVAATTGCGDNAAHIGIGQPDGGPDWGPAPEVAATPYFDPPEGTFTTAPRVTIRTDTPGATIHYTMNGSTPDSTSPVYTLPLAIARTTTLKAIARRPGSRDSDVRTATFDMDIPQGNAAPVQFEPNTGRYSNDVHVTLSSTTAGATICYTTDGTKPACAKGPACTDGSMAYDGAVPIIKTRSELRAVACKHRTWNSPETSAVYTLQAAAPTTDPPAARYDPLHPVPITVSSTTEAGIIHYTLDETTPSCDSPNTLPNGGTFPSFTADTTVKAVTCKDGYLASEVFTAKYLGTKCIGDFTVSTQAELDALARCQEISSSLTIQGEMITDLTPLARLQRVGRTLTFSATRIEEWIGASALTSLGELQITNASSLRHLGGFSGLTEVGNVFVRYNPVLTAFDGLPRVATIPGSLEFVSNEKLSRVELPNMKAVLQLVLGNVPALASLEGLRGITRLEFLTFSGLLGFSNAKGLEHVTSLDEGLRVRNTKGLVSFTGLDNVLTIGNVEIGRNTDLESLRGLDKVATLIGADPRILIEQNGGLTEIGSLNALESVGTLVIRKNPKLQHLNGFRGVKSADYVALLQNEALTKLDGFDALAHVTQDVEIGRNALASLADLHALTRIDGNLTILEEPSLASLSGLGSLQAIGQRLQISKNPALVHVDDFAQLTKLGRSLYVTDNLQLPACQAEGLAKKLRDLGYAGEVILRGNNGTGTCN; the protein is encoded by the coding sequence ATGAGCTGGCGCACAATCATCCTCGGCCTCCTCGCCGTCGCAGCAACCACGGGCTGCGGCGACAATGCCGCGCATATCGGGATCGGCCAGCCCGATGGTGGTCCCGACTGGGGCCCCGCACCCGAGGTCGCAGCCACTCCGTATTTCGATCCGCCAGAGGGCACGTTCACCACCGCCCCGCGCGTGACCATCCGGACGGACACACCTGGGGCCACGATTCACTATACGATGAACGGCAGCACGCCCGATTCCACGTCGCCGGTCTACACGCTGCCTCTCGCCATCGCCAGAACGACGACGCTCAAGGCCATCGCGCGCCGTCCGGGCTCGCGCGATTCCGATGTACGAACTGCGACGTTCGACATGGATATTCCCCAAGGCAACGCCGCGCCCGTCCAATTCGAACCCAATACGGGGCGCTATTCGAACGACGTGCACGTCACCCTTTCGAGCACCACCGCCGGCGCCACCATTTGCTACACCACCGATGGCACGAAGCCCGCGTGCGCCAAAGGCCCCGCCTGCACCGACGGCTCGATGGCTTACGACGGAGCGGTGCCCATCATCAAAACGCGCAGCGAGCTTCGCGCCGTTGCCTGCAAACATCGGACGTGGAACTCTCCGGAAACAAGTGCAGTCTACACACTTCAAGCGGCCGCGCCCACGACCGACCCGCCGGCGGCACGTTACGATCCACTGCATCCCGTCCCCATCACCGTCTCGTCGACGACGGAAGCGGGCATCATCCATTACACGCTCGACGAGACCACCCCAAGCTGCGACAGCCCCAACACGCTACCCAACGGGGGCACGTTCCCTTCGTTCACGGCCGACACGACCGTCAAGGCCGTCACCTGCAAAGATGGCTACCTAGCCAGCGAAGTATTCACGGCCAAGTACCTCGGTACGAAGTGCATCGGAGACTTCACCGTCAGCACCCAGGCGGAACTCGATGCGCTTGCGCGTTGCCAGGAAATCTCGTCGTCGCTCACCATCCAGGGCGAGATGATCACGGATTTGACTCCCCTGGCCCGCCTGCAGCGGGTGGGGCGCACGCTGACGTTCTCGGCGACTCGTATCGAGGAGTGGATCGGAGCCAGCGCGTTGACGAGTCTCGGAGAGCTCCAGATTACGAACGCTTCGAGCCTACGGCACCTAGGTGGCTTCTCGGGCCTCACCGAAGTCGGGAATGTCTTCGTGAGGTACAATCCAGTGCTCACGGCATTCGATGGCTTGCCGAGGGTGGCGACCATTCCTGGTTCGCTGGAATTCGTATCGAATGAAAAGCTGAGTCGCGTCGAATTACCAAATATGAAAGCGGTACTCCAACTTGTTTTGGGCAACGTACCGGCGTTGGCCTCCCTCGAGGGGCTGCGTGGGATCACCCGACTCGAGTTTCTGACCTTCTCAGGCTTACTCGGGTTCTCGAATGCAAAGGGTTTGGAGCACGTCACATCGCTGGACGAAGGCCTACGCGTCCGGAACACGAAAGGCCTCGTCTCATTCACCGGTTTGGACAATGTACTGACCATCGGCAACGTGGAAATCGGCCGCAATACGGATCTCGAAAGTCTGCGTGGACTCGACAAAGTCGCGACACTCATCGGCGCGGACCCACGGATTCTCATCGAGCAAAACGGCGGGTTGACGGAAATTGGCAGTTTGAATGCGCTGGAATCGGTGGGAACCTTGGTCATTCGGAAGAATCCCAAGCTCCAGCATCTAAACGGCTTCCGCGGTGTCAAGTCAGCCGACTACGTCGCCTTGCTCCAAAACGAAGCGCTGACCAAACTCGATGGTTTCGATGCGCTAGCGCACGTCACTCAGGACGTGGAAATTGGTCGCAACGCCCTCGCTTCCTTGGCCGACCTTCATGCGTTGACCCGGATCGATGGCAACCTCACGATTCTCGAGGAGCCGTCGCTGGCGAGTCTTTCGGGACTGGGCTCGCTCCAGGCCATTGGCCAACGGCTCCAGATCTCCAAGAATCCCGCCCTCGTGCACGTCGACGACTTCGCCCAATTGACGAAACTCGGACGGAGTTTGTACGTCACCGACAATCTCCAGCTTCCGGCGTGCCAGGCGGAGGGTCTCGCCAAGAAGCTGCGGGATCTGGGCTACGCGGGCGAGGTCATCCTTCGCGGAAACAACGGAACGGGTACCTGCAACTGA
- a CDS encoding DEAD/DEAH box helicase, with product MTSPTLRPYQREAIEAVLTARRGGVRRMVVNLPTGAGKTVIFSHLARLAKRQVLVLAHREELLGQARDKIERAMEGQGVVSIERGAERASEDAKVLVCSVRSLHEERLARVIRGRDVGLVIYDECHHAAAEDNLRVLRQLGVFDAMWTGTLLGFTATTARGDGKGLEEVFEQIVYSRTLPQMIEDGYLSPLRGFRIATTADLRQLSPTGLDFREEELAEAVDIEERNAIVARSIQELARDRRTIAFCVTVGHAMNLARSLNVLGVRAGIVHGAMQKDDRARALADFREGRTQVLTNVAVLTEGFDDPGVSCIAMARPTRSDGLYAQCVGRGTRLHPDKKDCLILDFVDLSDLSLTSLPSLFGVPRDLDLRGGDVNEARRIWAAIQFDRPGFELEAGAVTLPEIQERAKMFDPLSLRIHEDVRAISANAWFSLGRHGVGLHFEKKPGAPSEAVILKRGERGKKWEVSLDGKVVDRFSRMEDAVQAVDYEVERRGRAAAASAREGATWRRAAAPMAMREALKAKNPPSEWAEVLQLAVWERVVRR from the coding sequence GTGACGTCCCCCACCCTGCGACCCTATCAACGTGAGGCAATCGAAGCCGTGCTCACGGCAAGGCGGGGCGGCGTTCGTCGCATGGTGGTGAACCTTCCCACGGGTGCGGGCAAGACGGTGATTTTCTCGCACCTGGCGCGGCTGGCCAAGCGCCAGGTGCTCGTGCTTGCGCACCGCGAGGAGCTTCTAGGGCAGGCGCGCGACAAGATCGAACGCGCGATGGAAGGGCAAGGCGTGGTGTCCATCGAGCGCGGGGCGGAGAGGGCGTCGGAGGACGCGAAGGTGCTCGTGTGCTCGGTGCGCTCGCTGCACGAGGAGCGGCTCGCACGCGTCATCCGCGGACGCGACGTGGGGCTCGTCATTTACGACGAGTGCCACCACGCGGCGGCGGAGGACAACCTGCGCGTGCTTCGCCAGCTCGGTGTCTTCGATGCGATGTGGACCGGGACGCTGCTCGGATTCACGGCGACGACGGCGCGCGGGGATGGCAAAGGGCTCGAGGAGGTGTTCGAGCAAATCGTCTACTCGCGCACCTTGCCGCAGATGATCGAAGACGGATACTTGTCGCCTCTTCGCGGATTTCGCATCGCCACCACCGCCGACCTTCGCCAGCTGTCGCCCACCGGTCTCGATTTTCGCGAGGAGGAGCTCGCAGAGGCCGTCGATATCGAAGAACGCAATGCCATCGTCGCGCGCTCCATCCAAGAGCTGGCACGCGATCGTCGCACGATTGCCTTTTGCGTTACCGTGGGTCACGCCATGAACTTGGCGCGATCGCTCAATGTGCTCGGGGTGCGCGCCGGTATCGTCCATGGGGCCATGCAGAAAGACGATCGCGCCAGAGCCTTGGCGGACTTTCGCGAGGGCCGGACCCAAGTGCTCACCAACGTCGCCGTTCTGACGGAGGGATTCGACGATCCGGGTGTCTCGTGCATTGCCATGGCCCGTCCCACCCGGTCCGATGGACTTTACGCGCAATGCGTGGGGCGCGGTACGCGGTTGCACCCGGATAAGAAGGATTGCCTCATTCTGGATTTCGTCGATCTGTCGGACTTGAGCCTTACATCGCTGCCCTCACTCTTCGGTGTCCCGCGCGACTTGGATCTGCGCGGCGGCGACGTCAACGAGGCGCGGCGCATCTGGGCGGCGATTCAGTTCGACCGACCCGGTTTCGAACTGGAAGCCGGTGCAGTCACCCTCCCGGAAATTCAAGAGCGCGCGAAAATGTTCGACCCACTCTCGCTGCGCATTCATGAGGATGTACGAGCTATTTCCGCCAATGCGTGGTTCTCACTCGGTAGGCACGGGGTCGGGTTGCACTTCGAGAAGAAGCCGGGCGCCCCCAGCGAGGCGGTGATCCTCAAACGCGGAGAACGCGGCAAAAAGTGGGAAGTAAGCCTCGACGGCAAGGTCGTGGATCGATTTTCGCGTATGGAAGATGCCGTTCAAGCCGTCGATTACGAAGTCGAACGAAGGGGGCGCGCGGCGGCGGCATCGGCCCGCGAAGGCGCAACATGGCGCCGGGCGGCGGCGCCCATGGCAATGCGCGAGGCGCTCAAAGCAAAGAATCCTCCCAGCGAGTGGGCGGAGGTCCTGCAACTGGCTGTCTGGGAGCGTGTCGTCCGACGTTAG
- a CDS encoding AraC family transcriptional regulator codes for MPFDSLRDAIARYTATHTESPEGGYPTAIPSLLLARYTEVAQSHRTLYTSAGVCLIAQGAKQVVLGADVLRYRAGKFAVIGVDLPVSVDVTEASQEEPYLAVVLGIDPVIMREVIEAIGDDGAPPEPDGAGYFVGDVPPEAAECAARMVRLLDAPKAIPVLYPSMARELYYWLVTSTHGAPFRQLVSRNGYAERISRAIRVIREELRQPIPIERLAAVAGMSESSFHVHFKALTTMSPLQYQKHLRLLRARHLLVTSEANASEAAYQVGYASPSQFSREYSRMFGYPPSRESVAAHSPAEQAAARRAP; via the coding sequence ATGCCCTTCGACTCACTCCGCGATGCCATCGCACGCTATACGGCTACCCATACTGAAAGTCCCGAGGGGGGCTACCCCACTGCGATCCCGTCGCTCCTCCTCGCCCGTTATACGGAGGTGGCTCAATCGCATCGGACCCTGTACACATCGGCGGGGGTGTGCTTGATCGCGCAGGGCGCCAAGCAGGTCGTGCTCGGCGCCGACGTTCTCAGGTACCGCGCCGGGAAGTTCGCGGTCATCGGTGTCGACTTGCCGGTGTCCGTCGACGTGACCGAAGCGTCGCAGGAGGAGCCTTACTTGGCCGTGGTCTTGGGCATCGATCCGGTAATCATGCGCGAGGTCATCGAGGCCATTGGCGACGATGGGGCGCCGCCCGAGCCCGACGGCGCGGGCTATTTCGTGGGCGACGTCCCACCCGAGGCTGCGGAATGTGCCGCGCGGATGGTGCGGCTGCTCGACGCGCCGAAAGCCATCCCGGTGCTCTACCCGTCGATGGCGCGCGAGCTGTATTACTGGCTGGTCACCAGCACGCACGGTGCGCCGTTTCGCCAGTTGGTGTCGCGCAATGGCTATGCGGAGCGTATCTCCAGGGCCATTCGGGTCATCCGCGAGGAGCTTCGCCAGCCGATTCCCATCGAGCGACTCGCGGCGGTGGCCGGCATGAGCGAATCCTCGTTTCATGTCCATTTCAAAGCGCTGACGACGATGTCACCGTTGCAGTATCAAAAGCACTTGCGGCTTTTGCGTGCGCGCCATTTGCTCGTGACGAGTGAAGCCAACGCGTCCGAGGCGGCCTATCAGGTCGGATATGCGAGCCCGTCGCAATTCAGCCGGGAGTATTCACGCATGTTCGGCTATCCGCCTAGTCGCGAGTCGGTCGCGGCACATTCGCCCGCAGAGCAAGCCGCCGCACGTCGCGCACCATGA
- a CDS encoding (2Fe-2S)-binding protein has product MKLDINGAVREIEAPPDMPLLWVLRDLAGLTGTKFGCGMAQCGACTVHLDGHPVRACVTPVSAVGTRKIRTIEGLSSDGLHPVQRAWAEADVVQCGYCQSGQIMTAVALLEKKPQPTDADIDAAMSGNVCRCGTYVRVREAIHLASRLNRGAR; this is encoded by the coding sequence ATGAAGCTCGACATCAACGGTGCCGTTCGCGAGATCGAGGCACCGCCGGACATGCCGTTGCTCTGGGTGCTGCGCGATCTGGCGGGCCTGACCGGCACGAAGTTCGGCTGTGGCATGGCGCAGTGTGGAGCCTGCACGGTGCACCTGGATGGGCACCCCGTGCGGGCGTGCGTGACGCCGGTTTCGGCGGTCGGCACGCGAAAAATCAGGACCATCGAGGGGTTATCGAGCGATGGTTTGCACCCGGTGCAACGCGCATGGGCGGAGGCGGATGTGGTCCAGTGCGGCTACTGCCAATCGGGCCAGATCATGACCGCGGTGGCGCTGCTGGAGAAGAAGCCCCAGCCGACGGACGCGGACATCGACGCGGCCATGTCGGGCAACGTCTGCCGCTGCGGAACTTACGTGCGCGTGCGCGAGGCCATCCACCTGGCCTCGCGCCTGAATAGAGGTGCGCGGTGA